A window of the Sphaerobacter thermophilus DSM 20745 genome harbors these coding sequences:
- a CDS encoding sugar phosphate isomerase/epimerase family protein, with amino-acid sequence MVRDLAAEQGRAVVVLHGAADPARSYEENRRATVGLLAWLAEAAERMPGEVLVGLELGAMKPDRPAATARSRADVLALVQAVDSPRVGICWDLAHDCENAAHEPGWTPVPSAEFLDRVVHVHVHDLGDDGASHYPPLLGRVPIAEQLGALAARRPLPSIIMEVRWRCAARLGDPWDLLGESYRRVGATVAELTRR; translated from the coding sequence GTGGTGCGCGACCTGGCTGCCGAGCAGGGCCGGGCGGTGGTCGTGCTTCACGGGGCGGCTGATCCGGCCCGCAGCTACGAGGAAAACCGGCGAGCCACCGTTGGGTTGCTGGCGTGGCTGGCAGAGGCAGCGGAGCGAATGCCGGGCGAGGTGCTGGTCGGCCTGGAGTTGGGTGCGATGAAGCCGGACCGGCCTGCTGCGACCGCCCGGTCGCGCGCTGACGTGCTGGCGCTGGTGCAGGCGGTGGATTCGCCCCGCGTCGGTATCTGCTGGGACCTGGCGCACGACTGCGAGAACGCCGCCCACGAGCCGGGCTGGACGCCCGTGCCGAGCGCCGAGTTCCTCGACCGGGTGGTCCATGTTCACGTACACGACCTGGGAGATGACGGCGCCTCGCATTACCCGCCACTGCTGGGGCGTGTGCCCATCGCCGAGCAGCTTGGGGCGCTGGCTGCCCGCCGTCCCCTGCCATCGATCATCATGGAAGTGCGCTGGCGCTGTGCGGCGCGGTTAGGCGACCCGTGGGATCTGCTCGGTGAGAGTTACCGGCGCGTCGGTGCGACCGTCGCGGAGTTGACCCGGCGCTAG
- a CDS encoding glycosyltransferase family 4 protein — MSRVSPIPGKLTRPLRVLMIAPTSFFADYGCHVRIYEETRALLELGHQVTICTYHNGNDVPGLDIRRSLDVPWRKRIVVGSSRHKLYLDAVLSLEVLRTALRIRPDLIHAHLHEGALIGGVLARLIRRPLVFDYQGSLTEEMLDHGFLRRNGRVQAAVRRLEHLIDRLPDHIIASTDNARSRLLKRGYPPERVTTVLDAVDTDRFSPAAVTDAERAELRQLFGIPESARVIVYLGLLAPYQGADLLLEAAQRVLTHEPNAFFLVMGFPGNERYRLKAESLGLGRHMSFPGRIPYAEAPRYLALGEVAVAPKMSLTEGNGKLYNYMAMGLPVVAFDAPANREILGDLGVYAPLGDAAAFADRILWLLERPEQAVARGVRLRERAIAHLSWRTRVHELLAVYGKILGTCPARAPQGHPTLTANGRVPEAAPVDEETPARTR; from the coding sequence ATGTCACGCGTGTCACCAATCCCGGGCAAACTAACTCGTCCGCTCCGGGTGCTGATGATCGCCCCTACGTCCTTCTTCGCCGACTACGGCTGCCACGTCCGCATCTACGAGGAGACGCGTGCGCTCCTGGAGCTGGGCCACCAGGTCACCATCTGCACCTACCACAACGGCAACGACGTGCCCGGGCTTGACATCCGCCGCTCGCTCGATGTCCCCTGGCGCAAGCGGATCGTCGTCGGCTCCTCGCGCCACAAGTTGTACCTCGACGCCGTCCTCTCGCTGGAGGTCCTGCGCACGGCCCTGCGCATCCGGCCCGACCTGATCCACGCCCACCTCCACGAGGGTGCCCTCATCGGCGGCGTCCTGGCCCGGCTGATCCGTCGCCCTCTGGTGTTCGACTACCAGGGCAGCCTCACCGAGGAAATGCTCGACCACGGCTTCTTGCGCCGCAACGGGCGCGTCCAGGCCGCTGTCCGCCGGTTGGAACACCTGATCGACCGCCTGCCAGACCATATCATCGCCAGCACCGACAACGCACGCTCCCGCCTCCTCAAACGCGGCTACCCGCCCGAACGCGTGACGACGGTGCTGGATGCGGTCGACACCGACCGCTTTTCTCCCGCGGCCGTCACCGACGCGGAGCGCGCGGAACTCCGCCAGCTCTTCGGCATCCCGGAGTCGGCCCGTGTGATCGTCTACCTCGGCCTGCTCGCCCCCTACCAGGGCGCCGACCTCCTCCTGGAGGCCGCCCAACGGGTGCTAACGCACGAGCCGAACGCGTTCTTCCTGGTCATGGGGTTTCCTGGCAACGAGCGTTATCGCCTCAAGGCGGAGAGTCTCGGGCTCGGGCGTCATATGAGCTTCCCGGGCCGCATTCCCTATGCCGAGGCTCCCCGCTATCTGGCGCTCGGCGAGGTGGCCGTCGCACCGAAGATGTCGCTGACCGAGGGGAACGGCAAGCTCTACAACTACATGGCGATGGGCCTGCCGGTCGTCGCCTTCGACGCTCCCGCCAACCGGGAGATCCTGGGTGACCTAGGGGTCTACGCACCCCTCGGCGACGCGGCCGCCTTCGCCGATCGGATCCTCTGGCTGCTGGAGCGGCCGGAGCAGGCAGTAGCGCGCGGCGTTCGCCTGCGTGAGCGCGCGATCGCGCACCTCTCCTGGCGCACCCGTGTCCACGAGCTGCTCGCCGTGTACGGCAAGATCCTCGGAACGTGTCCCGCACGCGCTCCCCAGGGGCACCCGACGCTGACCGCCAACGGCCGCGTTCCCGAAGCGGCACCGGTCGACGAGGAGACCCCCGCCCGCACTCGATGA
- a CDS encoding PIG-L deacetylase family protein: MSAEEHQRVMVVVAHPDDMEFSSAGTVAKFIREGREVVLVQCTSGDKGTARRDITSEELAALREEEEREACRRLGVQHVEFLRLGDGELMPDLNFREKIVRQIRRHRPDIVITHDPFRPYALHPDHRAVGITTVDSVYPTARDPLYFPEHLDEGLEPHKVAELWLFGAEYPDTYIDISDTFEAKIHALRAHVSQVGEAKDLEERIRQRAAEVGEPQGIALAEAFKVIKMRR; the protein is encoded by the coding sequence ATGAGTGCGGAAGAGCACCAGCGGGTCATGGTCGTTGTCGCCCATCCGGACGACATGGAGTTCAGCTCGGCGGGCACCGTCGCCAAGTTCATCCGTGAGGGGCGCGAGGTGGTACTGGTTCAGTGCACCTCGGGCGACAAAGGGACCGCACGCCGGGATATTACGTCTGAGGAGCTGGCCGCGCTGCGGGAAGAGGAGGAACGCGAGGCGTGCCGGCGCCTGGGCGTTCAGCACGTTGAGTTCCTGCGGCTGGGCGATGGGGAGTTGATGCCCGACCTCAATTTCCGTGAGAAGATCGTGCGCCAGATCCGGAGGCACCGGCCGGACATCGTCATCACTCACGACCCGTTCCGGCCCTACGCGCTTCACCCGGACCACCGGGCGGTCGGGATCACGACGGTCGACTCGGTCTATCCCACGGCACGCGATCCACTCTACTTCCCCGAGCATCTGGACGAAGGCCTTGAGCCGCACAAGGTCGCGGAACTCTGGCTCTTCGGCGCCGAGTACCCCGACACCTACATCGATATCAGCGACACGTTCGAGGCCAAGATCCACGCGCTCCGGGCTCACGTCAGCCAGGTTGGGGAGGCAAAGGACCTTGAGGAGCGCATACGGCAGCGTGCCGCCGAGGTCGGGGAGCCGCAGGGCATCGCGCTGGCCGAGGCGTTCAAGGTGATCAAGATGCGCCGGTGA
- the moaA gene encoding GTP 3',8-cyclase MoaA, with amino-acid sequence MAVPLTVTPPVTDERAIPRFGERLTRDAYGRPMTYLRISLTDRCNLRCVYCMPAIGAKFAPRDELLTDEEIITVVRAAAKIGFSKIRLTGGEPTVRPHVVDIVREIANTPGIDDVSMTTNGLLLARLAEDLKAAGLRRVNVSIDTLKPDRFTRITRGGKIEKVWAGIEAAEAAGLTPIKLNAVVVRGQNDDEVADLAALTIDRPWQMRFIEVMPLEGVGDVHDSGLVTTAETMDLIEQVHGPLEGLEAPPGDPARIYRIQGAKGTIGFISPVSQPFCAFCNRIRLTADGKLRLCLLRNDEVDVRDILRSGGTEEDLIEQIRFGVWRKPWGHGLAEGDRNTGRGMSQIGG; translated from the coding sequence ATGGCCGTACCACTTACCGTTACCCCGCCGGTCACTGACGAGCGGGCGATCCCGCGTTTCGGGGAGCGTCTGACCCGTGATGCCTACGGTCGGCCGATGACCTACCTGCGGATCTCCCTGACCGACCGCTGCAACCTGCGCTGCGTCTACTGTATGCCCGCCATCGGGGCCAAGTTCGCCCCGCGCGACGAGCTGCTGACGGACGAGGAGATCATCACCGTCGTCCGCGCTGCGGCGAAGATCGGCTTCTCCAAGATCCGGTTGACCGGCGGCGAGCCGACGGTCCGCCCGCATGTGGTCGACATCGTGCGCGAGATCGCGAACACGCCGGGTATCGACGATGTGTCGATGACCACGAACGGGCTGCTCCTGGCGCGGTTGGCAGAGGATCTCAAGGCCGCCGGGCTCCGGCGCGTCAACGTTAGCATCGATACCCTCAAGCCGGACCGCTTCACCCGCATCACGCGCGGCGGGAAGATCGAGAAGGTGTGGGCGGGCATCGAAGCGGCAGAGGCGGCGGGGCTGACCCCGATCAAGTTGAACGCCGTCGTCGTGCGTGGGCAGAACGACGACGAGGTGGCCGACCTGGCCGCGCTCACGATCGACCGCCCCTGGCAGATGCGCTTCATCGAGGTGATGCCGCTCGAAGGCGTGGGGGACGTGCACGACTCGGGTCTGGTGACGACCGCCGAGACCATGGACCTGATCGAGCAGGTGCACGGCCCGCTGGAGGGACTGGAAGCGCCGCCCGGCGATCCGGCCCGCATCTACCGTATTCAGGGGGCGAAGGGCACCATCGGGTTCATCAGCCCGGTGAGCCAGCCGTTCTGCGCGTTCTGCAACCGCATCCGCCTGACGGCAGACGGCAAGTTGCGCCTCTGCCTGCTGCGGAACGACGAGGTGGACGTGCGGGACATCCTGCGCAGCGGCGGCACCGAGGAGGACCTCATCGAGCAGATCCGCTTCGGCGTCTGGCGCAAGCCCTGGGGCCACGGCCTGGCCGAGGGCGACCGCAACACCGGCCGGGGGATGAGCCAGATCGGCGGGTAG
- a CDS encoding M24 family metallopeptidase, which produces MGANLVREKLAQATEILDELDIDLWLVVARESDTLGDPSLPLVVGTSVTWESAFLISRTGRHRAIVGTGDVENIKQTGAWDDVVGYVEGISDPLRQAIAEYDPNRIALNFSKDNNIADGLTYGMYLVLQDILGDTPYWSRVVSGEPVASRVRSRKSPEEQRRIRAAVATTVEIWEELRQWLRPGLSEREIAAFMHERVAARGLTTAWDPRYCPTVTAGPDSPVGHVGPTDIAVEPGHLLSLDFGVRQEEYTSDLQRTFYFLRPGETSAPPEVERAFGIISGAIQAAAEALKPGVQGWEVDQVARDIFAREGVPPWEFGLGHQVGRAVHDGGCLLGPRWERYGQRPYDRVEKDQVYTLEIGMTVPGYGRVNLEEDVVVTADGCEFLTPPQREPILIG; this is translated from the coding sequence ATGGGCGCGAATCTGGTGCGGGAGAAGCTGGCGCAGGCGACGGAGATCCTCGACGAGCTCGACATCGACCTCTGGCTCGTCGTGGCGCGGGAGAGTGACACGCTCGGTGACCCGAGCCTGCCGCTGGTGGTCGGTACCAGCGTCACCTGGGAGTCCGCCTTCTTAATCTCTCGCACCGGACGGCACCGCGCCATCGTCGGCACGGGCGATGTCGAGAACATCAAGCAGACCGGTGCCTGGGACGATGTGGTCGGCTATGTCGAGGGGATCAGCGATCCGCTGCGGCAGGCTATCGCCGAGTACGATCCCAACCGGATCGCCCTGAATTTCTCCAAGGACAACAACATCGCCGACGGGCTGACCTACGGGATGTACCTGGTGCTCCAGGACATTCTGGGCGATACCCCGTACTGGAGCCGGGTGGTGTCGGGGGAGCCGGTCGCCTCCCGCGTGCGCAGCCGCAAGTCGCCGGAGGAGCAGCGACGCATTCGGGCTGCCGTGGCGACCACGGTCGAGATCTGGGAGGAGCTGCGGCAGTGGTTGCGGCCGGGGCTGAGCGAGCGCGAGATCGCTGCCTTCATGCACGAGCGGGTGGCGGCGCGCGGGCTGACGACGGCGTGGGACCCGCGCTACTGCCCGACCGTCACCGCGGGCCCCGATTCCCCGGTCGGCCACGTGGGGCCAACGGACATCGCGGTCGAGCCGGGGCACCTGCTGTCGCTCGACTTCGGCGTCCGCCAGGAGGAGTACACCTCGGACCTGCAACGCACCTTCTACTTCCTGCGGCCGGGTGAGACGTCGGCGCCGCCCGAGGTCGAGCGAGCGTTCGGTATCATCTCGGGGGCTATCCAGGCTGCGGCGGAGGCGCTGAAGCCGGGCGTGCAGGGCTGGGAAGTGGACCAGGTCGCGCGGGACATCTTCGCCCGGGAGGGCGTGCCTCCGTGGGAGTTCGGCCTGGGGCACCAAGTGGGGCGTGCCGTCCATGACGGGGGCTGCCTGCTCGGGCCGCGGTGGGAGCGCTACGGCCAGCGGCCCTACGACCGGGTGGAGAAGGATCAGGTCTACACACTTGAGATCGGCATGACCGTGCCGGGTTATGGCCGCGTCAACCTGGAGGAGGACGTGGTCGTCACCGCAGATGGCTGCGAGTTCTTGACGCCGCCGCAGCGGGAGCCGATCTTGATCGGGTAG
- a CDS encoding M20 family metallopeptidase, translating to MTTLGEIRERAAAYQQDYMRDLERIVNIDSGTFDKEGVDRAGGFLRDLLAGIGCEIAVHPNSDLGDNFTATLRGSGSRRLMLLGHFDTVYPAGTVAERPFTVRDGRGYGPATMDMKGGLILGYYALRILRDLGFDDFAEITFVANSDEEIGSPTSRALIESEAQRMDAVFVLEPGRANGGVLATRKGVGMYELVVHGRAAHAGAAPHEGRSANLELAHKIIALHELNNPDTGTTVSANVMRGGSRRNVISDHASVEVDVRVPTRTEAERVHAAITEIAARQWVPDTETILTGGLNRPPMEKVPGTDALLNLAREIVEGLGFQYQELTSGGGSDGNFTAAIGVPTLDSLGPVGQNAHSVDEWVDLTTVPERLTLVTALLMRAPKRP from the coding sequence ATGACGACGCTGGGGGAAATTCGAGAGCGGGCGGCGGCTTATCAGCAGGACTACATGCGCGACCTGGAGCGCATCGTCAACATCGACAGCGGCACCTTCGACAAGGAGGGTGTCGACCGGGCAGGGGGATTCCTGCGCGACCTCCTCGCCGGGATCGGCTGCGAGATCGCCGTCCATCCAAACAGCGACCTGGGCGACAACTTCACCGCGACCCTGCGCGGGTCGGGCTCCCGCCGGCTGATGCTGCTCGGCCACTTCGACACCGTCTACCCGGCGGGGACCGTCGCCGAGCGACCGTTCACTGTGCGTGACGGGCGCGGCTACGGTCCGGCGACGATGGACATGAAGGGCGGCCTGATCCTCGGCTACTACGCCCTGCGCATCCTGCGCGACCTCGGCTTTGACGACTTCGCTGAGATTACCTTCGTCGCCAACTCGGACGAGGAGATCGGCTCACCGACCTCGCGGGCGCTGATCGAGTCGGAAGCCCAGCGGATGGACGCGGTCTTCGTGCTCGAGCCGGGCCGAGCGAACGGCGGGGTGCTGGCAACCCGCAAGGGCGTCGGCATGTACGAGCTGGTCGTGCATGGGCGCGCGGCGCATGCCGGTGCCGCACCGCATGAGGGGCGGAGCGCGAACCTCGAACTCGCGCACAAGATCATCGCGCTCCATGAGCTGAACAACCCGGATACCGGTACAACAGTCTCCGCCAACGTGATGCGCGGCGGGTCCCGGCGCAACGTCATCTCGGACCACGCGTCGGTCGAGGTGGACGTCCGCGTGCCGACGCGGACCGAGGCGGAGCGCGTGCACGCGGCGATCACCGAGATTGCCGCGCGGCAGTGGGTTCCGGACACCGAGACGATCCTCACCGGCGGGCTCAACCGGCCGCCGATGGAGAAGGTCCCCGGAACGGACGCCCTACTCAACCTGGCTCGGGAGATCGTCGAAGGGCTGGGCTTCCAGTACCAGGAGTTGACGAGTGGCGGCGGCAGCGACGGGAACTTTACGGCGGCGATCGGCGTGCCGACGCTCGACTCGCTCGGGCCGGTGGGGCAGAACGCCCACAGCGTCGATGAGTGGGTGGATCTGACGACGGTGCCGGAGCGGCTGACGCTCGTCACCGCGCTCCTGATGCGTGCTCCGAAGCGGCCATGA
- a CDS encoding O-antigen ligase family protein, which translates to MTATLPRRDRRAFLPAFPHVRGTLPRPLATSLVVAAAVLLAAAVGWFSVVQGPIPAAAIVAGLVAAVVVLSDPRAGIWAVVGVMTLLPFAVIPVRVGLTLTLFEAAALGTLGVWALRVMLRRDERIVSNTPAALIVLLLAFTLFAFLLGVHNAYSSQTFHDYGKFVLAVLLVFVVWNTTRTLDDARRLTTVLLLGTGAAAALGLVLYAGGPGLTLRVLSRLIPYGYPSTRIVRFVEDDPSRPMRLISTSVDPNSFGGLLAVVFVLACAAAIARQRLLPRWLTGPVILLTGMAMLLTQSRGAWVGAAAGLAVLTLLRYRWLIVPGGVLAAAVLGLGLGSSFIHRLYLGLTLQDQATKLRLAEYRNAIAIIREHPFFGVGFGEAPSITLQTGVSSIYLTIAERTGLLGLAVFLFAVGAVALAGFRFWRHQRDTAAGDLALGLLAALATALTVGVFDHYFFNITFPHMVALFWMICGLILALAYPSRLRRWAGA; encoded by the coding sequence ATGACGGCGACGCTCCCCCGGCGCGACCGACGCGCCTTCCTTCCAGCCTTCCCCCACGTGCGAGGGACGCTGCCGCGCCCGCTGGCGACATCGTTGGTGGTCGCCGCGGCGGTGCTCCTCGCGGCGGCCGTCGGCTGGTTTTCCGTAGTGCAGGGGCCGATCCCCGCGGCCGCGATCGTGGCCGGGCTGGTCGCGGCCGTGGTCGTACTGAGCGACCCGCGCGCCGGGATCTGGGCGGTGGTGGGGGTCATGACCCTGCTGCCCTTCGCGGTCATTCCGGTGCGGGTCGGCCTCACGCTCACGCTGTTCGAGGCGGCGGCGCTGGGGACGCTCGGGGTGTGGGCGCTGCGGGTCATGCTCCGGCGGGACGAGCGGATCGTCTCGAACACCCCGGCCGCGCTGATCGTGCTCCTCCTCGCCTTCACGCTGTTCGCCTTCCTGCTCGGGGTGCACAACGCCTACAGCTCGCAGACCTTCCACGACTACGGCAAGTTCGTGCTCGCGGTCCTGCTCGTCTTTGTCGTGTGGAACACGACGCGCACGCTGGACGATGCGCGCCGCCTCACCACGGTGCTGCTGCTGGGCACGGGCGCGGCGGCGGCGCTGGGCCTGGTGCTGTACGCAGGGGGGCCGGGACTGACGCTGCGGGTTCTCTCCCGCCTGATCCCCTACGGCTACCCGTCGACTCGCATCGTGCGCTTCGTTGAGGACGACCCGTCCAGGCCGATGCGCCTGATCTCGACCTCGGTCGACCCCAACTCCTTCGGTGGACTGCTGGCCGTCGTCTTCGTCCTCGCCTGCGCGGCGGCAATTGCACGGCAGCGGCTGCTGCCCCGCTGGTTGACCGGACCAGTCATCCTGCTGACGGGGATGGCGATGTTGCTGACCCAGTCGCGCGGGGCATGGGTGGGCGCGGCGGCGGGGCTGGCCGTCCTGACCCTGCTCCGCTACCGCTGGCTGATCGTGCCCGGCGGTGTGCTTGCGGCGGCGGTGCTCGGTCTCGGGCTCGGGAGCAGTTTCATCCACCGGCTTTACCTGGGCCTGACGCTCCAGGACCAGGCGACCAAGTTGCGACTGGCCGAATACCGCAACGCCATTGCGATCATCCGCGAGCACCCATTCTTCGGCGTCGGCTTTGGCGAGGCACCGTCGATCACGCTGCAGACGGGCGTGTCGAGCATCTACCTGACGATCGCCGAGCGGACCGGGCTGCTGGGGCTGGCGGTCTTCCTGTTCGCGGTCGGTGCCGTGGCGCTGGCGGGGTTCCGCTTCTGGCGGCACCAGCGGGATACGGCTGCCGGCGACCTCGCGCTCGGCTTGCTCGCCGCGCTGGCGACGGCGCTGACGGTCGGCGTCTTCGACCACTACTTCTTCAACATCACCTTCCCGCACATGGTCGCGCTCTTCTGGATGATCTGCGGGTTGATCCTGGCACTCGCGTACCCATCACGATTGCGCCGGTGGGCTGGAGCGTAG